In one window of Deltaproteobacteria bacterium DNA:
- a CDS encoding DUF4499 domain-containing protein encodes MTSIPIENTSTEDRVDAPALHWWVSIIGGLTLLGFQGLHTEFYTWWVANMHALPAQNVMAWIFVACLPIHLYEAVYVYRVAQHIGMPKSAMGWAVQTFVLGYPSTHLIRKRAKAMGASK; translated from the coding sequence ATGACGTCAATTCCTATCGAAAACACAAGTACTGAGGATCGAGTAGATGCCCCAGCACTCCACTGGTGGGTTTCCATCATTGGTGGGCTGACGCTCCTAGGATTTCAAGGACTACACACCGAATTCTACACATGGTGGGTAGCCAACATGCACGCGTTGCCGGCTCAAAATGTCATGGCCTGGATTTTTGTGGCGTGCTTACCCATTCATCTTTACGAAGCGGTTTATGTTTACCGAGTAGCACAGCATATCGGGATGCCTAAATCGGCCATGGGATGGGCCGTTCAAACTTTCGTTTTGGGATATCCCTCGACCCACCTCATCCGTAAACGCGCCAAGGCCATGGGAGCATCCAAGTGA
- a CDS encoding cytochrome P450 has product MSTAAVQNPPTGLKAPGPEGKFLIGSTLDFQKAPLQFCLDMAEKYGDICKFKVGLDTWHLVNNAEFIHDVTVKKANIFHKPRLAKRLWKPFLGDGVLSLDGSAWKRLSRMIKPGFHKKRIDAYGEIMVQHTLEMLETWKNGPREDICADMTAVTLRIVAKTLFDADVTGGDTDIVGSSMHTLQECMVEHINMPLPVPKWWPGATNKRKLKAIADIENIVQGIIDERRASKQDRGDLLSMMVFAQDEEGKGMNNTELRDQAMTLIFAGHETTAMALSWMAYLMGQHQDVVQKMRDEIQEAVGDGILSVSDLPKLPYLEMVVKESMRILPSVWAFMREPTEDVQMGDYVIPKGDQVLVSPYVIHHNPKYFDNPDEFRPERFTPENERKLPKGAYVPFAAGARVCLGKAFAMMEARLILGTMVQHVDFEVANDFELDFLAQLSLSQRGGLPMNVNFIREPSSKAG; this is encoded by the coding sequence GTGAGCACAGCAGCAGTACAAAATCCTCCCACCGGACTCAAGGCTCCCGGCCCAGAGGGAAAGTTTCTAATTGGCAGCACTCTCGACTTTCAAAAAGCACCACTCCAATTTTGTCTGGACATGGCAGAAAAATATGGAGACATCTGTAAATTCAAGGTTGGGCTCGACACGTGGCATCTAGTAAACAATGCCGAATTCATTCATGACGTAACAGTCAAGAAGGCCAATATCTTCCACAAACCCAGGCTCGCCAAAAGGCTCTGGAAACCCTTCTTGGGCGATGGCGTACTCTCTTTGGATGGCAGTGCTTGGAAGCGTCTTTCACGAATGATCAAACCCGGCTTCCATAAAAAGCGAATCGATGCATACGGCGAAATCATGGTACAGCATACTCTAGAGATGCTAGAGACCTGGAAGAATGGTCCACGGGAAGACATCTGCGCAGACATGACAGCCGTTACCCTACGTATTGTCGCCAAAACTCTCTTCGACGCAGACGTAACTGGCGGAGATACCGATATTGTTGGAAGTTCAATGCATACCCTTCAAGAGTGCATGGTTGAACATATCAATATGCCCCTGCCCGTTCCAAAGTGGTGGCCCGGCGCTACAAACAAACGAAAACTTAAAGCCATCGCAGATATCGAAAATATCGTTCAAGGCATCATCGATGAGAGGCGCGCCTCTAAACAAGACAGAGGCGACCTACTTTCAATGATGGTCTTCGCCCAGGACGAAGAAGGCAAAGGTATGAACAATACCGAGCTACGAGATCAAGCCATGACACTGATTTTCGCAGGACATGAAACAACCGCCATGGCTCTCAGTTGGATGGCTTATCTCATGGGACAGCATCAGGACGTTGTTCAAAAAATGCGAGACGAAATTCAGGAAGCTGTTGGTGACGGTATCCTCTCTGTTTCGGATCTTCCCAAGCTTCCTTACCTAGAGATGGTGGTGAAAGAGTCCATGCGGATCTTACCATCGGTTTGGGCATTTATGAGGGAGCCGACTGAGGATGTTCAAATGGGAGACTATGTGATCCCGAAAGGTGACCAGGTCTTGGTAAGCCCCTATGTTATTCATCACAACCCTAAGTATTTCGACAATCCCGATGAGTTCCGACCAGAACGTTTCACCCCTGAAAATGAGCGGAAGCTTCCTAAAGGGGCATATGTACCTTTCGCTGCGGGTGCGCGAGTATGTTTGGGCAAGGCGTTTGCCATGATGGAAGCACGACTGATTTTAGGAACCATGGTTCAACACGTCGATTTTGAAGTCGCTAACGATTTTGAATTGGACTTTCTAGCTCAACTATCTTTAAGTCAACGTGGTGGTCTTCCCATGAACGTTAATTTTATAAGAGAGCCCTCTTCAAAGGCTGGCTGA